A genomic segment from Clostridium pasteurianum BC1 encodes:
- a CDS encoding radical SAM protein: MSVINSVEKGLKNTLVNTIVDILDKNPEKNVERIFALIKKTIKDPDEKAQIDFVCDYYNENQHIHDFVQNILKTTNKNCIKKFFVNFFANAAWFGAPIRDSLKEEGGSVPFIILLSPSMRCNLRCTGCYAGNYSKEDDIPREEVERIISEARDLGIYYMVILGGEPFINKYMLDVYEKFNDVMFTPFTNGTMFTPEVADRLQKLGNVIPMFSLEGFEKETDARRGKGVFKSVMKGMELLKERGVLFGVSSATATNNLDVVTSDEFIDMLIEKGSKMSWYFMYMPIGEKPDISAMLTPEQRLRLGERTRAIRTEKPYFTIDFFNDSPYVGGCIAGKYYCHINSNEDVEPCIFSHFAAYNVKGKPLKEAFKTEYFKEIRSRQPYNKNLLLPCMMIDNTNQIREIVKKTGAYPTHPSAAKMIEDPLFMKQLDNLSAKFKPEAEKAWKEVFNEEGNYKMSKVD, encoded by the coding sequence ATGAGTGTTATTAATTCAGTAGAGAAGGGTCTAAAAAATACGTTAGTTAATACTATCGTTGATATTTTAGATAAGAATCCTGAGAAAAATGTTGAGAGGATTTTTGCTCTAATAAAGAAAACAATTAAAGACCCAGATGAGAAGGCTCAAATAGACTTTGTATGTGATTACTATAATGAAAACCAACATATACATGATTTTGTACAAAATATATTGAAAACTACAAATAAGAATTGCATAAAGAAATTCTTTGTTAATTTCTTTGCAAACGCTGCATGGTTTGGAGCTCCTATAAGAGATAGTCTTAAAGAAGAAGGCGGTAGTGTGCCATTTATAATTCTTTTAAGCCCTTCAATGAGATGTAATCTAAGATGTACAGGTTGTTATGCTGGTAATTATAGCAAAGAAGATGATATACCTAGAGAAGAAGTAGAAAGAATCATAAGTGAAGCAAGAGATCTTGGAATTTATTATATGGTAATACTCGGTGGAGAGCCATTTATAAATAAATATATGTTAGATGTATATGAGAAGTTTAACGATGTTATGTTTACACCATTTACTAATGGTACAATGTTTACTCCTGAGGTGGCTGATAGATTACAAAAGCTTGGTAACGTAATTCCCATGTTCTCACTTGAAGGGTTTGAAAAGGAAACTGATGCAAGAAGAGGCAAAGGCGTATTTAAGTCAGTTATGAAGGGCATGGAGCTTTTAAAGGAAAGAGGAGTTCTATTTGGAGTTTCTTCAGCAACTGCCACAAATAATTTAGACGTAGTTACTTCAGATGAATTTATAGATATGTTAATAGAAAAAGGATCAAAAATGAGTTGGTATTTCATGTATATGCCAATTGGTGAAAAACCAGATATCAGTGCTATGCTTACGCCAGAACAGAGATTAAGACTTGGAGAGAGAACAAGAGCAATAAGAACAGAGAAACCTTATTTTACTATAGATTTCTTTAATGATTCACCTTATGTTGGAGGTTGTATTGCTGGTAAATATTACTGCCATATCAATTCAAATGAGGATGTAGAACCATGTATTTTCTCACATTTTGCAGCTTATAATGTGAAGGGTAAGCCTTTAAAAGAAGCTTTTAAGACAGAATATTTTAAAGAGATAAGAAGCAGACAACCATATAATAAAAATTTATTATTACCATGTATGATGATAGATAATACTAATCAGATAAGAGAGATTGTTAAGAAAACAGGAGCATATCCAACTCACCCTAGTGCTGCTAAAATGATAGAAGATCCGTTGTTTATGAAACAATTAGATAATCTTTCAGCAAAGTTTAAACCAGAAGCAGAGAAAGCTTGGAAAGAAGTTTTCAATGAAGAAGGAAATTATAAAATGTCTAAAGTGGATTAA
- a CDS encoding ABC transporter permease, producing the protein MKFTKLVKIALSSVWNNKMRSFLTMLGIIIGISSVIILVGIGQGTQKEVSDQIDSLGTNLITANIMSSKSITISDEDLSSLKAKPGVKEIAPQISESNINVKSGTKSSTTTLEASTPEYAQIRNLTVSSGRFITERDITNRFNVAVIGTETAENVFGDTNVVGNSIYVNGIEFTVVGVLKSEGTSSSGSSDDRIIVPLTSGQRLLKTASAKTYYIEADSKDTVDTAMSYIQLFLDKKFGLAGNSTSTTTNSYYRVMSQTSLLDTATSTTKSMTTMLAGVAAISLVVGGIGIMNIMLVSVVERTREIGTRKAIGAKRSTILLQFLIEAASVSAVGGGIGVLFGYLGAFIGEKFFSTTIVISNNVVLGSFIFSVVVGLVFGIYPANKASKLNPIDALRFE; encoded by the coding sequence ATGAAATTTACAAAACTTGTTAAAATAGCCTTATCCTCTGTATGGAATAATAAAATGCGTTCTTTTCTTACAATGCTTGGTATAATTATTGGTATATCTTCAGTAATTATACTTGTAGGTATAGGTCAGGGAACTCAAAAGGAGGTTAGTGACCAGATTGATAGTTTAGGTACTAACCTCATAACAGCAAATATTATGAGTTCAAAGTCTATAACCATCAGTGATGAAGATTTATCTAGTTTGAAAGCTAAGCCGGGAGTTAAAGAAATTGCTCCGCAAATATCTGAATCAAATATAAATGTAAAATCAGGTACCAAATCAAGTACTACAACTTTAGAGGCATCAACGCCTGAATATGCACAAATTAGAAATCTTACAGTAAGTTCTGGAAGGTTTATAACTGAAAGAGATATAACAAACAGATTTAATGTAGCTGTAATAGGAACTGAAACAGCTGAAAATGTTTTTGGAGATACAAATGTAGTAGGAAATAGTATATATGTGAATGGTATAGAATTTACTGTAGTAGGAGTTCTTAAATCAGAAGGTACTTCAAGCTCAGGTTCTAGTGATGATAGAATAATAGTTCCATTAACCTCAGGACAAAGACTTTTAAAGACTGCCAGTGCTAAGACTTATTATATAGAAGCAGATAGTAAGGATACAGTAGATACAGCAATGTCTTATATACAATTATTCTTAGATAAAAAATTTGGTCTTGCTGGAAATTCTACCAGTACAACCACCAATAGTTATTACAGAGTTATGAGTCAAACAAGTCTTTTGGATACTGCTACGTCCACTACTAAGAGCATGACTACCATGCTTGCAGGAGTTGCGGCTATATCACTTGTGGTAGGTGGTATAGGTATTATGAATATAATGCTTGTTTCTGTAGTAGAGAGAACACGAGAAATAGGTACAAGAAAGGCTATTGGAGCTAAAAGAAGCACCATATTGCTGCAATTTTTAATTGAAGCAGCAAGTGTAAGTGCAGTAGGTGGAGGGATAGGCGTTTTATTTGGGTATTTAGGAGCATTTATTGGAGAAAAATTCTTTTCTACAACAATTGTTATTTCCAACAATGTTGTACTTGGTTCCTTTATATTCTCTGTAGTAGTAGGTCTGGTATTTGGAATATATCCAGCCAATAAAGCATCTAAATTAAATCCAATAGATGCCTTAAGATTTGAGTAA
- the nadC gene encoding carboxylating nicotinate-nucleotide diphosphorylase yields the protein MNSLTIDSIITNALKEDGAYDDITTNSIVNVRNSCKVQLIAKEDGVLCGIDTFTRVFEILGDTTVKFFAIDGEKIKNGQVIGEIRGLTSSVLSGERVALNILQRMSGVATLTSKFVEKLQGTKAKLLDTRKTTPNFRILERYAVKIGGGENHRYNLSDGVLIKDNHIDAAGGIKNAIDMVRKNVSFVKKIEVETESLEQVKEALSAKADIIMLDNMKLDTIMEALSIIDGRALTEVSGNVELETIRPLAETGVDYISTGYITHSYKVLDLSMKNLILI from the coding sequence ATGAACTCATTAACAATTGATAGTATAATAACTAATGCACTTAAAGAAGATGGTGCTTATGATGATATTACTACAAACTCTATTGTAAATGTAAGGAACAGCTGTAAGGTACAGCTAATAGCAAAAGAGGATGGTGTCCTTTGCGGCATAGACACATTTACACGAGTATTTGAAATTTTAGGAGATACAACAGTAAAGTTTTTTGCTATAGATGGTGAAAAAATAAAGAATGGACAAGTGATTGGTGAAATTAGAGGGCTAACTTCCAGTGTACTCAGTGGGGAAAGAGTGGCTTTAAATATTTTGCAGAGAATGAGTGGGGTGGCAACTTTAACTAGCAAGTTTGTAGAAAAATTACAGGGTACAAAAGCTAAATTGTTGGATACAAGAAAGACCACTCCTAATTTCAGGATATTAGAAAGATATGCGGTTAAGATTGGCGGAGGAGAAAATCATAGGTATAATCTAAGTGATGGTGTACTTATTAAAGATAATCATATAGATGCTGCTGGTGGAATAAAGAACGCTATTGATATGGTTCGAAAAAATGTTTCCTTTGTTAAGAAAATAGAGGTGGAAACTGAGAGCTTAGAACAAGTAAAAGAAGCTCTTTCAGCTAAAGCAGATATAATAATGCTGGATAATATGAAACTTGATACTATAATGGAAGCATTAAGTATAATTGATGGAAGAGCTCTCACTGAGGTATCTGGCAATGTAGAGCTTGAAACAATAAGGCCATTAGCTGAAACTGGAGTTGATTATATATCTACAGGTTATATAACTCATTCATATAAAGTGCTGGATTTAAGTATGAAGAATCTAATATTAATTTAA
- the nadA gene encoding quinolinate synthase NadA: MSEYLNEEIRKLKESKNAIILAHYYQVPEVQDAADFVGDSFELSRRAKENDADLIVFCGVRFMAESAKILSPNKKVLLPVKEAGCPMADMAAAQQIIDMKKEHPNAKVVTYVNSSVEAKAVSDVCCTSSNAIRIVKNIDADEIIFAPDKNLGSYIQEHVPEKNIILWNGHCCVHDRISAEDVFRAKEQCSTAMVLVHPECRKEVRDLANYIGSTSGIINYARESDHDKFLIVTEEGVLHKLKKENPKKEFFSIRGMTCKNMKKTSLDNVYWSLDENYYEINIDEEIREKAAAALENMLILGSD; encoded by the coding sequence ATGTCTGAATATTTAAATGAAGAAATAAGGAAGCTTAAGGAAAGTAAAAATGCTATAATTTTAGCACATTACTATCAAGTGCCAGAAGTTCAGGATGCTGCTGATTTTGTAGGAGATTCCTTTGAATTAAGCAGACGTGCTAAGGAAAATGATGCCGATTTAATAGTATTTTGTGGCGTAAGATTTATGGCTGAAAGTGCTAAAATTTTATCCCCAAATAAAAAGGTATTACTTCCAGTTAAGGAAGCAGGTTGTCCAATGGCGGATATGGCAGCAGCTCAACAGATTATCGATATGAAAAAGGAACATCCTAATGCAAAGGTGGTAACCTATGTGAATTCTTCTGTAGAAGCTAAAGCTGTTTCAGATGTCTGTTGTACTTCATCTAACGCCATAAGGATTGTAAAAAATATAGATGCGGATGAAATAATATTTGCTCCAGATAAGAATTTAGGCTCATATATTCAGGAACATGTTCCTGAAAAAAATATTATTTTGTGGAATGGTCATTGTTGTGTTCATGACAGAATCAGTGCAGAGGATGTTTTTAGAGCAAAAGAGCAGTGCAGTACAGCTATGGTATTAGTGCATCCTGAGTGTAGAAAAGAAGTTAGGGATTTAGCGAATTATATCGGAAGTACCAGTGGAATAATTAATTATGCTAGAGAAAGTGACCATGATAAATTTTTAATTGTTACTGAAGAAGGTGTTTTGCATAAGCTTAAAAAAGAAAATCCCAAAAAAGAATTTTTTTCAATAAGAGGTATGACCTGTAAAAATATGAAAAAGACATCTTTGGATAATGTATATTGGAGTCTTGATGAAAACTATTACGAAATAAATATAGATGAAGAAATAAGGGAAAAAGCTGCTGCTGCTTTAGAAAATATGCTTATCTTAGGAAGTGATTAA
- a CDS encoding ABC transporter substrate-binding protein — protein MKKIIIILVVVFMSMSLVSCDTKSKNSSVEEIKGKVNIWTTDANEALINDAMVLFKKKYPHVYVNISTLAEDKLEDNLSNSLKEKVNLPDIVVVRDKNVPVIINKFEGSFLDASSISQFNKDIFIKNQINNNTYKNKVYAVPLYVEPTFMLYREDILGGLNIKSEDIKTWQQYIDIGVNPVKSNGKLMLSSDYFNNGAIYDLALRQLGVSYFNKDKKIDLLNEKAVKAADLLNNIYNSKISQDDKESTDKIQSFVRGDTVSLLCNLSTMYNIQNKYPDLSGKLKAQKIPAFEQGGNRDNINFGDNLMLLKTSENNSAALEFTKFLSSNEELSAYEYTRYGFMSSNINSYSDDSFYKKNIFYNNENIGRMAIDEILGLRNMQYSYNFNIIRNKVLQTIIDTSINGKPLNDSLYNLQTSLEQTDELK, from the coding sequence ATGAAAAAAATAATTATTATATTAGTTGTAGTTTTTATGAGTATGAGCTTAGTTTCTTGTGATACTAAATCTAAAAATAGTAGTGTAGAGGAAATCAAAGGAAAAGTAAATATATGGACAACAGATGCAAATGAGGCTTTAATAAATGATGCTATGGTATTATTTAAGAAAAAATATCCCCATGTATACGTAAATATATCTACTTTAGCTGAGGATAAATTGGAGGATAATCTATCTAACAGCTTAAAAGAGAAAGTTAATCTTCCTGATATTGTTGTAGTAAGAGATAAAAATGTACCTGTAATAATAAATAAATTTGAAGGTAGTTTTTTAGATGCTTCATCAATTTCTCAATTTAATAAAGATATATTTATTAAAAATCAAATAAATAACAATACATATAAAAATAAAGTTTACGCTGTACCACTCTATGTAGAACCAACCTTTATGCTTTACAGAGAAGATATACTTGGAGGCTTAAATATAAAATCGGAGGATATTAAAACTTGGCAGCAATATATAGATATTGGAGTTAATCCAGTAAAGTCCAATGGTAAACTTATGCTTTCTTCAGATTATTTTAATAATGGAGCTATTTACGATTTAGCATTAAGACAACTTGGAGTCAGTTATTTTAATAAAGATAAAAAAATAGACTTACTTAATGAGAAGGCTGTAAAGGCTGCAGATCTTTTAAATAATATATATAATAGTAAAATTTCACAAGATGATAAGGAAAGTACTGATAAAATACAATCGTTTGTAAGAGGGGATACCGTATCATTATTATGTAATTTAAGCACTATGTATAATATACAAAATAAATATCCGGATTTAAGTGGAAAGTTAAAGGCGCAAAAAATTCCAGCTTTTGAGCAAGGTGGAAATAGAGATAATATAAATTTTGGAGATAATTTAATGCTCCTAAAAACAAGCGAGAATAATTCTGCAGCTTTAGAGTTTACTAAATTTTTAAGCTCTAATGAGGAGTTATCAGCCTATGAATATACTAGATATGGATTTATGTCTTCTAATATTAATTCCTATAGTGATGATAGTTTTTATAAAAAGAATATCTTCTATAATAATGAAAATATAGGAAGAATGGCTATAGATGAGATTTTAGGACTTAGAAATATGCAATATAGTTATAATTTTAATATCATAAGAAATAAAGTATTACAAACTATAATTGATACCTCTATTAACGGTAAGCCTTTAAATGATAGTTTATATAATTTACAAACTAGCTTAGAACAAACAGATGAGCTAAAGTAA